From one Amycolatopsis sp. FDAARGOS 1241 genomic stretch:
- a CDS encoding threonine synthase — MSFSFLSHLECSRTGERYEADQVAGTSAAGAPLLARYDLQRVRETVTREDVAGREPSLWRYHEVLPVRSPEHVVSLGEGLTPLLPLPNQGKHSGVPKLLMKDEGLVPTGSFKARGAAVGVSRAAELGVRGVAMPTNGNAGAAWALYAARAGLDSLIAMPADAPAITMKECLAAGAELYRVDGLIGDAGKLVGAAVAERGGYQDVSTLKEPYRLEGKKTMGYEIVEQLGWRVPDVILYPTGGGVGIIGIYKALLEMQELGWISGDLPRLVAVQATGCAPIVEAFKAGAAESTLFPDAHTVAFGITVPKALGDFLVLDAVRATEGTAIAVTDEELLAAQRRLAALEGAFVCPEGAACFAALDQLRESGWVGEDDEVVVLNTGAGIKYPETIEVDAPLLAKTGAIPPRGVLRAD, encoded by the coding sequence ATGTCGTTCTCGTTCCTGTCCCATCTGGAGTGCTCCCGCACCGGCGAGCGGTACGAGGCGGACCAGGTGGCGGGCACGTCGGCTGCGGGGGCGCCCCTGCTCGCGCGGTACGACCTGCAGCGGGTGCGGGAAACCGTGACGCGCGAGGACGTCGCCGGCCGCGAGCCCAGTCTGTGGCGCTACCACGAGGTGCTGCCGGTGCGCTCGCCCGAGCACGTCGTGAGCCTCGGCGAAGGCCTGACTCCCCTGCTCCCGCTGCCGAACCAGGGCAAGCACTCCGGTGTGCCGAAGCTGCTGATGAAGGACGAGGGCCTCGTGCCCACCGGGTCGTTCAAGGCGCGCGGCGCGGCCGTGGGCGTGTCGCGCGCGGCCGAGCTCGGCGTGCGCGGCGTGGCCATGCCCACCAACGGCAACGCCGGCGCGGCCTGGGCCCTCTACGCCGCCCGCGCCGGGCTCGACAGCCTCATCGCGATGCCCGCCGACGCGCCCGCGATCACCATGAAGGAGTGCCTCGCCGCCGGCGCCGAGCTCTACCGCGTCGACGGGCTGATCGGCGACGCGGGCAAGCTCGTCGGCGCCGCCGTGGCCGAACGCGGTGGCTACCAGGACGTGTCGACGCTCAAGGAGCCCTACCGGCTCGAGGGCAAGAAGACGATGGGCTACGAGATCGTCGAGCAGCTCGGCTGGCGGGTGCCCGACGTGATCCTCTACCCGACCGGCGGGGGCGTCGGCATCATCGGCATCTACAAGGCCCTGCTCGAGATGCAGGAACTGGGCTGGATATCCGGTGACCTGCCGCGCCTGGTCGCGGTCCAGGCCACGGGCTGCGCGCCGATCGTCGAGGCGTTCAAGGCCGGTGCCGCCGAGAGCACGCTGTTCCCCGACGCGCACACCGTCGCGTTCGGCATCACGGTGCCCAAGGCGCTCGGCGATTTCCTGGTCCTCGACGCGGTCCGCGCGACCGAGGGCACCGCGATCGCCGTGACCGATGAGGAGCTCCTCGCCGCGCAGCGCCGCTTGGCCGCGCTCGAGGGCGCGTTCGTCTGCCCCGAGGGCGCGGCGTGTTTCGCCGCGCTCGACCAGCTGCGGGAATCCGGTTGGGTGGGAGAGGACGACGAGGTCGTCGTGCTCAACACCGGCGCCGGCATCAAGTACCCCGAGACGATCGAGGTCGACGCCCCGCTGCTGGCCAAGACCGGCGCCATCCCGCCGCGCGGCGTGTTGCGGGCGGATTAA
- a CDS encoding SDR family NAD(P)-dependent oxidoreductase, giving the protein MIPDYRGEFTGKRVVITGAAGLIGTWTAEAFHDQGAELLLSDNRREPLQELAGRLGAHAAVADLDTGAGVDGLIAAIDERWDTADILVNNAGVYPRTPVATTDRATVEAIFAINVLAPYQLARHVIATMTRTGTPGCIVNLSSGAAKRPTRTGGVYSASKAALEMLTRSLALETGEAGIRVNSVGPGFAPGSEVSELPEEHVAKMRRAIPLGRTSGPGDAPSAILWLCSSAASFVTGTTLDVDGGRTAGDFTPSGDKP; this is encoded by the coding sequence ATGATCCCCGACTACCGAGGTGAATTCACCGGCAAACGCGTGGTCATCACCGGCGCCGCCGGGCTGATCGGCACGTGGACGGCCGAGGCGTTCCACGACCAGGGCGCCGAGCTGCTGCTGTCGGACAACCGGCGGGAACCACTGCAGGAGCTGGCCGGCCGGCTCGGCGCGCACGCCGCCGTGGCCGACCTGGACACCGGCGCCGGCGTCGACGGGCTGATCGCGGCCATCGACGAACGCTGGGACACGGCCGACATCCTGGTCAACAACGCCGGTGTCTACCCGCGCACCCCGGTGGCGACGACCGACCGGGCCACCGTGGAAGCCATCTTCGCGATCAACGTGCTGGCGCCGTACCAGCTGGCGCGCCACGTGATCGCCACGATGACCCGCACCGGCACCCCCGGTTGCATCGTCAACCTCTCCTCCGGCGCGGCGAAACGCCCCACCCGCACCGGCGGCGTGTACTCGGCCAGCAAGGCGGCGCTGGAGATGCTCACGCGCTCGCTCGCGCTCGAGACCGGCGAGGCCGGGATCCGCGTGAACAGCGTGGGCCCGGGCTTCGCACCCGGCAGCGAGGTGAGCGAGCTGCCCGAAGAGCACGTCGCCAAGATGCGGCGCGCGATCCCGCTGGGCCGCACGTCCGGGCCGGGTGACGCGCCGTCGGCGATCTTGTGGCTGTGCTCCAGTGCCGCCTCGTTCGTCACCGGCACCACGCTCGACGTCGACGGCGGCCGCACCGCGGGCGACTTCACCCCGTCGGGAGACAAGCCGTGA
- a CDS encoding ABC transporter permease, producing the protein MTAIAVSARRRRARSVPATPRYLAGRLGQAVLALFGVTTIVFFALRLSGDPARLLVPEGATAADIERVREQLGLSDSLWHQYVSFLGNAVRGDLGYSYVQNQPATTLIAERLPYTANLAVAALILSVVFGVTIGVITALRRGRWQERVLMPIVLIGQAMPAFWTGLLLVLVFSVALRWLPSTGYDGPLSLVLPAVTLASLSAAAIARVTRGAVLEQLSQDYVRTARAKGASTTRLVLRHLARNSAIPVLTVAALELANLLGGAVVTEVIFAWPGIGQLTIQSVSARDFPVVQAIVLFASAVYIVVNLLTDLLYGVLDRRVTAGGRGGAA; encoded by the coding sequence ATGACGGCGATCGCGGTGTCCGCCCGCCGGCGGCGGGCCAGGAGCGTGCCGGCGACACCCCGGTACCTCGCCGGGCGGCTCGGGCAGGCCGTGCTCGCGCTGTTCGGCGTGACCACCATCGTGTTCTTCGCGCTACGCCTCTCGGGCGACCCGGCGCGGCTGCTGGTGCCCGAAGGCGCCACGGCGGCCGACATCGAGCGCGTGCGCGAACAGCTGGGCCTGAGCGATTCCCTGTGGCACCAGTACGTCTCGTTCCTCGGCAACGCGGTGCGCGGCGACCTGGGCTACTCCTACGTGCAAAACCAGCCGGCGACCACGCTGATCGCCGAACGGCTGCCCTACACGGCGAACCTGGCCGTGGCGGCGCTGATCCTGTCCGTGGTGTTCGGGGTGACGATCGGCGTGATCACCGCGCTGCGCCGCGGCCGGTGGCAGGAGCGGGTGCTGATGCCGATCGTCCTCATCGGACAGGCGATGCCCGCGTTCTGGACCGGGCTGCTGCTCGTGCTGGTGTTCTCGGTGGCCCTGCGGTGGCTGCCTTCGACCGGTTACGACGGGCCGCTGTCGCTGGTGCTGCCCGCCGTCACGCTCGCGTCGCTGTCCGCGGCGGCGATCGCCCGCGTGACGCGCGGCGCGGTGCTCGAACAGCTTTCGCAGGACTACGTGCGCACGGCGCGGGCCAAGGGCGCGAGCACCACGCGGCTGGTGCTGCGCCACCTGGCCCGCAACAGCGCGATCCCGGTGCTCACCGTCGCCGCGCTGGAGCTGGCCAACCTGCTGGGCGGCGCGGTCGTGACCGAGGTGATCTTCGCGTGGCCCGGCATCGGGCAGCTGACGATCCAGTCGGTCTCGGCGCGCGACTTCCCGGTGGTGCAGGCGATCGTGCTGTTCGCCTCCGCGGTGTACATCGTGGTGAACCTGCTGACCGATCTGCTCTACGGCGTGCTTGACCGGCGCGTGACCGCCGGCGGACGGGGAGGTGCGGCGTGA
- a CDS encoding ABC transporter substrate-binding protein: MNRRRFRAALLLATALALGAASCGIQPASAGRGPGTITIDTANYPSTLDPGKQYDTDTYSVYRNIFDQLLRRNPKTNAIVPWLATAWHQTDPQTWRFTMRPGVTFSDGSPLTAEDAAFSISRILDKKFGSQQYANFSVIDKATADGGDLVVHTSVPSPTLLSYLTTLSVVPKAYVQRVGPKQFAVKPIGSGPYVLRSATAGSEVVLAANPKWWGPQPQIRTAVFRAVPNVASRVADLQSRKVDLATTLTPDAADQIRRDPTLQILTTPTERVAYLAYNTIKGGATNDPRVRKAIAEAIDYNAIIQNLERGYAKPINSMATPLAFGYDKSLPDNRHDPEDAKKLLQEAHAVGAKLVMATSPSFDPQVVQAIQADLGAVGLQVEIQNSDQATYLKKVQDPSHDWGSIRFGKWSCSCLDSDGVIYPLFHTGEIWSSYSNPDFDKIVEQARETTDSAARTELYRSAFELLNRDLPGIGLFQSYAVYGANSRLKWTPDASESLFLDQMKVS, encoded by the coding sequence ATGAACCGACGACGTTTCCGTGCGGCCCTGCTCCTCGCCACGGCCCTCGCCCTGGGTGCCGCCTCGTGCGGCATCCAGCCGGCGAGCGCGGGCCGCGGTCCCGGCACGATCACGATCGACACCGCGAACTACCCGTCCACCCTCGACCCCGGCAAGCAGTACGACACCGACACGTACTCGGTGTACCGCAACATCTTCGACCAGCTGCTGCGCCGGAACCCGAAGACCAACGCGATCGTGCCGTGGCTCGCCACGGCGTGGCACCAGACCGATCCGCAGACCTGGCGCTTCACGATGCGCCCTGGCGTGACCTTCAGCGACGGCAGCCCGCTGACGGCCGAGGACGCGGCGTTCTCGATCAGCCGGATCCTCGACAAGAAGTTCGGCAGCCAGCAGTACGCGAACTTCTCCGTGATCGACAAGGCGACCGCCGACGGCGGCGACCTCGTGGTGCACACCTCCGTGCCCTCCCCCACGCTGCTGAGCTACCTGACCACGCTGTCGGTGGTGCCGAAGGCCTACGTGCAGCGCGTCGGGCCCAAGCAGTTCGCCGTGAAGCCGATCGGGTCCGGCCCCTACGTGCTGCGGTCGGCCACGGCCGGGTCCGAAGTGGTCCTCGCGGCCAACCCGAAGTGGTGGGGTCCGCAGCCGCAGATCCGCACCGCCGTGTTCCGCGCGGTGCCCAACGTGGCCAGCCGCGTGGCCGACCTGCAGTCGCGCAAGGTCGACCTCGCGACGACGCTGACGCCGGACGCCGCCGACCAGATCCGCCGCGACCCCACGCTGCAGATCCTGACCACGCCCACCGAACGCGTGGCCTACCTGGCCTACAACACGATCAAGGGCGGCGCGACGAACGACCCGCGCGTGCGCAAGGCCATCGCCGAGGCGATCGACTACAACGCCATCATCCAGAACCTGGAACGCGGCTACGCCAAGCCGATCAACTCGATGGCCACCCCGCTCGCGTTCGGCTACGACAAGTCGCTGCCGGACAACCGGCACGACCCCGAAGACGCGAAGAAGCTGCTGCAAGAGGCGCACGCGGTCGGCGCGAAGCTCGTGATGGCGACCTCACCGTCGTTCGACCCGCAGGTGGTGCAGGCGATCCAGGCCGACCTCGGCGCGGTGGGGCTGCAGGTGGAGATCCAGAACAGCGACCAGGCCACGTACCTGAAGAAGGTGCAGGACCCCTCGCACGACTGGGGTTCCATCCGGTTCGGCAAGTGGTCGTGCTCGTGCCTCGACTCCGACGGCGTGATCTACCCGCTCTTCCACACCGGCGAGATCTGGAGCTCCTACAGCAACCCGGACTTCGACAAGATCGTGGAGCAGGCGCGCGAGACGACCGACTCGGCCGCGAGGACCGAGCTCTACCGCTCGGCGTTCGAGCTGCTCAACCGGGACCTGCCGGGGATCGGCCTGTTCCAGTCCTACGCGGTGTACGGCGCGAATTCGCGTCTGAAGTGGACACCCGACGCGTCGGAAAGCCTGTTCCTCGACCAGATGAAGGTGAGCTGA
- a CDS encoding ABC transporter substrate-binding protein: protein MYRLPFRRLLGVLGIAAVSAATVTACGGGDSAAGGDDYGLAQPGTITAAVTAGDYPFVSPDASGKPVGMLVDLNNLIADRMHLKIVYKTTTVAAGLPGLTSGQYDMMSVGLVASAERKKSVAFTKAIFWGQNVVVVPANSTVKAIGDLTGKRVGAGANSTQEDFAKKKLSNAQLVSEATDGAGVNQILAGNLDAMVLGSTHVGQIFKEHPGTLKVAITSPQDQPGAEAVNKKLTKFLDAYNKELTDLANDGTFLKLYQKYFPDLPYPTQMYQFWPSIKDQIEKQGAKPTP from the coding sequence ATGTACCGACTCCCCTTCCGACGCCTGCTCGGCGTCCTCGGCATCGCTGCGGTGTCCGCAGCCACGGTCACCGCGTGTGGTGGCGGCGACTCCGCCGCCGGCGGTGACGACTACGGCCTCGCGCAGCCCGGCACGATCACCGCGGCGGTCACGGCGGGCGACTACCCCTTCGTCTCCCCCGACGCCAGTGGCAAGCCCGTCGGCATGCTGGTGGACCTGAACAACCTCATCGCCGACCGGATGCACCTCAAGATCGTCTACAAGACCACCACGGTCGCGGCCGGCCTGCCGGGCCTCACCAGCGGTCAGTACGACATGATGTCGGTCGGCCTGGTGGCGAGCGCCGAGCGCAAGAAGAGCGTGGCTTTCACGAAGGCGATCTTCTGGGGCCAGAACGTGGTCGTGGTGCCGGCGAACTCGACGGTGAAGGCCATCGGAGACCTCACGGGCAAGCGGGTCGGCGCGGGCGCGAACAGCACCCAGGAGGACTTCGCGAAGAAGAAGTTGTCGAACGCGCAGCTCGTTTCCGAGGCGACCGACGGCGCGGGGGTGAACCAGATCCTCGCGGGCAACCTTGACGCGATGGTGCTGGGCTCGACGCACGTCGGCCAGATCTTCAAGGAACACCCGGGGACGCTGAAGGTCGCGATCACCTCGCCGCAGGACCAGCCGGGCGCGGAGGCGGTCAACAAGAAGCTGACGAAGTTCCTCGACGCCTACAACAAGGAGCTCACGGATCTCGCCAACGACGGCACCTTCCTGAAGCTGTACCAGAAGTACTTCCCGGACCTGCCCTACCCGACGCAGATGTACCAGTTCTGGCCGTCCATCAAGGACCAGATCGAGAAGCAGGGCGCCAAGCCGACCCCGTAG
- a CDS encoding GDSL-type esterase/lipase family protein, with amino-acid sequence MKKIVLFGDSMLGRFTKPRIDQLEAEAGDVVVFNCAAGGWKSDDGARRAAAIALIEPDVVVLSFGANDCAPDRLVELPAYEKNMRVIADAFAPAALVAFLPPAIEEVDGVGRRGRTNAVLDTYRGVLRDLVSAPNALETDAALAPLIARGEPVHEDGLHLTGDAYRLVISALAERITAVTAGPDLH; translated from the coding sequence GTGAAGAAGATCGTCCTGTTCGGCGACAGCATGCTGGGCCGGTTCACAAAACCGCGCATCGACCAGCTCGAAGCCGAGGCCGGTGACGTCGTGGTGTTCAACTGCGCAGCGGGCGGCTGGAAGAGCGACGACGGGGCCCGGCGCGCGGCCGCCATCGCGCTCATCGAACCCGACGTGGTCGTGCTGTCCTTCGGCGCGAACGACTGCGCCCCGGACCGGCTCGTCGAACTCCCGGCGTACGAGAAGAACATGCGCGTGATCGCCGACGCGTTCGCGCCGGCCGCGCTCGTCGCGTTCCTGCCGCCGGCCATCGAGGAGGTCGACGGGGTCGGCAGGCGCGGCCGGACCAACGCCGTGCTCGACACGTACCGCGGGGTGCTGCGCGACCTCGTTTCGGCACCGAACGCGCTCGAGACCGACGCGGCGCTGGCGCCGCTGATCGCGCGCGGCGAGCCGGTCCACGAGGACGGCCTGCACCTCACCGGCGACGCGTACCGGCTCGTGATCTCGGCGCTGGCCGAGCGCATCACCGCCGTGACGGCGGGTCCCGACCTGCACTGA
- a CDS encoding ABC transporter permease has translation MKRLVVPSVVLVVYVLAAVFAPLIAPFDPNKVTLAQRLLPPGAHHWLGTDALGRDVLSRVIYGTQVSLLVAIGAVVIGGVVGVALGVIAGWRGGWLGAVIMRVVDIVLSVPFFLLAILVVAVLGPSLLNVVVCLALVRWPRYARVAHSATLQARGRGFVRAATATGAPVWWIVLRHVLPEVLPVSIVVGTLELGLMVIYEASLSFLGLGVQPPTASWGSILSDGQQYIASAWWLATFPGIALFLLVLAVNLLGDAARDRLDPAKRAELPRPRLLRRMARQTA, from the coding sequence GTGAAGCGGCTCGTGGTCCCTTCGGTGGTACTGGTCGTCTATGTGCTCGCGGCGGTGTTCGCGCCGCTCATCGCGCCGTTCGACCCGAACAAGGTGACGCTCGCGCAGCGGCTGCTGCCCCCGGGCGCGCACCACTGGCTCGGCACCGACGCGCTCGGGCGCGACGTGCTCTCGCGCGTCATCTACGGCACGCAGGTGTCGCTGCTCGTGGCGATCGGCGCGGTCGTCATCGGCGGCGTGGTCGGAGTGGCGCTCGGTGTCATCGCCGGGTGGCGCGGCGGCTGGCTCGGCGCGGTGATCATGCGGGTGGTCGACATCGTGCTGTCGGTGCCGTTCTTCCTGCTCGCGATCCTCGTCGTGGCGGTGCTCGGGCCGAGCCTGCTCAACGTCGTGGTGTGCCTCGCGCTCGTGCGCTGGCCGCGCTACGCCCGCGTCGCCCACTCCGCGACGCTGCAGGCCCGCGGCCGTGGGTTCGTCCGCGCGGCGACGGCGACCGGCGCACCGGTGTGGTGGATCGTGCTGCGGCACGTGCTGCCGGAGGTCCTGCCGGTGTCCATCGTGGTCGGCACACTGGAACTGGGCCTGATGGTGATCTACGAGGCGTCGCTGTCGTTCCTCGGCCTCGGGGTGCAGCCGCCCACCGCGTCGTGGGGCTCGATCCTCTCCGACGGCCAGCAGTACATCGCGTCGGCCTGGTGGCTCGCGACCTTCCCGGGCATCGCGCTGTTCCTGCTCGTGCTGGCCGTGAACCTGCTGGGCGACGCCGCCCGCGACCGACTGGACCCGGCGAAACGCGCCGAGCTGCCGCGCCCGCGGTTGCTGCGCAGGATGGCGAGGCAGACCGCATGA
- a CDS encoding ABC transporter ATP-binding protein gives MTELLEVQDLKVSFGAGREAVRGVDLTVGRGETLAVVGESGCGKSLTALSLLGLAPAAARVSGSATLGGTELIGRGERELRRIRGDRAAMIFQDPMSSLNPTTRIGTQIAEVLSIHTPMRRAARLRHAVELMESVGITDAAARARQMPHELSGGMRQRVMISIALAGSPELLVADEPTTALDVTVQAQVLALLRERTRDTALLFITHDMGVVAEIADRVAVMYAGKVVETGTVREVLETPRHPYTAALLRSVPDPDRPVDGELPTIPGQVPAVGAVIEGCPFRPRCERADDTCATAPSLHEGVACWHPHPGLRTEVA, from the coding sequence ATGACTGAGCTGCTGGAAGTGCAGGATCTGAAGGTGTCCTTCGGCGCCGGCCGCGAAGCGGTGCGCGGCGTGGACCTCACCGTCGGGCGCGGCGAAACCCTGGCCGTGGTCGGGGAATCCGGCTGCGGCAAGAGCCTCACCGCGCTGTCGCTGCTCGGCCTCGCCCCCGCCGCCGCGCGGGTGTCCGGCTCGGCGACGCTCGGCGGCACGGAGCTGATCGGGCGGGGCGAGCGCGAACTGCGGCGCATTCGCGGCGACCGCGCCGCGATGATCTTCCAGGATCCGATGAGCTCGCTGAACCCGACCACGCGCATCGGCACGCAGATCGCCGAGGTGCTCTCGATCCACACGCCGATGCGGCGCGCGGCGCGCTTGCGCCACGCCGTGGAGCTCATGGAGTCCGTCGGGATCACCGACGCCGCGGCCCGCGCGCGGCAGATGCCGCACGAGCTCTCGGGCGGGATGCGCCAGCGCGTGATGATCTCGATCGCGCTCGCGGGCAGCCCCGAACTGCTGGTCGCCGACGAGCCGACGACGGCGCTCGACGTCACCGTGCAGGCCCAGGTGCTCGCGCTGCTGCGGGAACGCACCCGGGACACCGCGCTGCTGTTCATCACGCACGACATGGGCGTGGTCGCCGAGATCGCCGACCGCGTGGCCGTGATGTACGCCGGGAAGGTCGTGGAGACCGGCACCGTGCGCGAGGTCCTCGAAACCCCGCGCCACCCCTACACCGCGGCGCTGCTGCGCTCGGTGCCCGATCCCGACCGCCCCGTCGACGGCGAACTGCCCACCATCCCCGGGCAGGTCCCCGCCGTCGGGGCGGTCATCGAGGGCTGCCCCTTCCGGCCGCGCTGCGAGCGGGCCGACGACACCTGCGCCACGGCCCCGTCTCTCCACGAGGGCGTGGCGTGCTGGCACCCCCACCCCGGATTGCGAACGGAGGTCGCGTGA
- a CDS encoding ABC transporter ATP-binding protein — MSDLVVADGLVKRYPVRGGTVAAVDGVSLRVERGTTLALVGESGCGKSTTGRLLLALERPDEGSVEVAGQAVHSIGKRELRDLRRTMQPVFQDPYDSLNGRMTVGQIVAEPLRVHRFRGDLEARVRELLEAVTLAPELAVRYPHELSGGQRQRVAIARAIALDPEFLVCDEPVSALDVSVQAQVVNLLRRLQDERGITYLFISHDLALVRHLAHRVAVMYLGRIVEEGATEELFADPRHPYTQLLLAAAPRPRVRDHSREDPVEQLGEATSVLTRSGGCSFAPRCPLATDRCRTEDPALRSLDGTRTAACHFAETAQVGAA, encoded by the coding sequence ATGTCGGATCTCGTGGTCGCGGACGGACTCGTGAAGCGCTACCCGGTGCGCGGCGGCACGGTCGCCGCCGTCGACGGGGTCAGCCTGCGCGTGGAGCGCGGGACGACACTGGCGCTCGTCGGTGAGTCCGGCTGCGGGAAGTCCACCACCGGGCGGCTGCTGCTCGCGCTGGAACGGCCCGACGAGGGCAGCGTCGAGGTCGCCGGCCAGGCCGTGCACTCGATCGGCAAGCGGGAGCTGCGTGACCTGCGGCGCACGATGCAGCCGGTGTTCCAGGACCCGTACGACTCGCTCAACGGGCGCATGACCGTGGGGCAGATCGTCGCGGAACCGCTGCGCGTGCACCGGTTCCGCGGTGATCTCGAGGCGCGGGTGCGGGAGCTGCTGGAGGCCGTGACGCTGGCGCCGGAGCTCGCGGTTCGCTACCCGCACGAGCTCTCCGGCGGGCAGCGCCAGCGCGTGGCGATCGCGCGGGCCATCGCACTCGACCCGGAGTTCCTCGTGTGCGACGAACCCGTGTCCGCTTTGGACGTTTCGGTGCAGGCGCAGGTCGTGAACCTGTTGCGGCGACTGCAGGACGAGCGCGGCATCACCTACCTGTTCATCAGCCACGACCTCGCGCTGGTGCGCCACCTCGCCCACCGCGTCGCCGTGATGTACCTCGGCCGGATCGTCGAGGAGGGCGCCACCGAGGAGCTCTTCGCCGACCCGCGCCACCCGTACACTCAGCTGCTGCTGGCCGCCGCGCCCCGGCCGCGCGTGCGCGACCACTCCCGTGAGGATCCGGTGGAACAGCTCGGTGAGGCGACGAGCGTGCTGACGCGCTCGGGCGGCTGCTCGTTCGCCCCGCGGTGTCCTCTTGCAACGGACCGGTGCCGCACCGAGGACCCGGCGCTGCGCTCGCTGGACGGCACACGCACCGCGGCGTGTCACTTCGCCGAGACTGCGCAGGTCGGCGCCGCATGA
- a CDS encoding cyclase family protein: MAEREAPAAVRDWTRAEVEQQLHGRSNWGRWGEQDQVGAVNLVTGAKRVEAARLVRSGRSVSLSRPFPTRPHENNPRPASHYTTKTPRGTGGISGDYYGIEYHGVASTHVDALCHVWDERGLWQGRDPDAELTSRGSRWGSVDHWRQGIVTRGVLLDVPAFRGEPYVTLDRPVHGDELEAVAKAQGVSVGPGDALVVHSGRDAWDRENPAWGTEATRPGLHASCLAFLRDHDCAVLAWDMLDRAPNDGGVPWTVHGAIFAYGLALVDNCALEPLALACAEEGRHEFLFVLAPLVVEGGTGSPANPLAVL, from the coding sequence GTGGCCGAGCGCGAAGCGCCTGCCGCGGTGCGCGACTGGACCCGCGCCGAGGTCGAACAGCAGCTCCACGGCCGCAGCAACTGGGGCCGCTGGGGTGAGCAGGACCAGGTCGGCGCCGTCAACCTCGTCACCGGAGCCAAGCGGGTCGAGGCTGCCCGGCTGGTCCGCAGCGGCCGTTCGGTGTCGCTGAGCCGCCCGTTCCCGACCCGGCCCCACGAGAACAACCCGCGCCCGGCTTCCCACTACACGACCAAGACACCGCGGGGCACCGGCGGCATTTCGGGCGACTACTACGGCATCGAGTACCACGGCGTCGCCTCGACCCACGTCGACGCGCTCTGCCACGTCTGGGACGAACGCGGTCTGTGGCAGGGCCGCGACCCCGACGCCGAGCTCACATCGCGCGGCAGCCGCTGGGGGTCGGTCGACCACTGGCGCCAGGGCATCGTCACCCGCGGCGTGCTGCTCGACGTGCCGGCCTTCCGCGGCGAGCCGTACGTGACACTGGACCGGCCGGTGCACGGCGACGAGCTCGAAGCCGTCGCGAAGGCGCAGGGGGTGAGCGTCGGGCCCGGTGACGCGCTCGTCGTCCACTCCGGACGCGACGCGTGGGACCGCGAGAACCCCGCGTGGGGCACCGAAGCCACCCGGCCGGGCCTGCACGCGTCGTGCCTGGCGTTCCTGCGCGACCACGACTGCGCGGTGCTGGCCTGGGACATGCTCGACCGCGCCCCGAACGACGGCGGCGTGCCGTGGACCGTGCACGGCGCGATCTTCGCCTACGGCCTCGCCCTGGTGGACAACTGCGCGCTGGAACCACTCGCCCTCGCCTGTGCCGAGGAAGGTCGTCACGAGTTCCTCTTCGTGCTGGCGCCGCTCGTGGTGGAGGGCGGGACGGGGTCACCGGCCAACCCACTGGCGGTCCTGTGA
- a CDS encoding polysaccharide deacetylase family protein produces the protein MTHPWPGGARAAVCFTLDFDGESPHLWRTRANPPVSVGELEQRRYGPRRGIRNLLSMMDNLNLRATVFVPGWIAAKYPEQVAQVHARGHELALHGWCHEAPTGLTRDELHRTLARAADTLTGISGVRPVGYRSPSWDMTTDVFGVLHELGLTYDSSLMGDDRPYVVDGMVEVPVDWATDDAPYYRYVGGDPRPPATTPEVLSGWAAEIAAAKKLGTLCMITVHPWLSGRPARVAALEELLAPVVADRELATPTAGELAEHHLKYGGGYTVPLEELGRPGHD, from the coding sequence GTGACCCACCCCTGGCCCGGCGGCGCCCGCGCGGCCGTGTGCTTCACCCTGGACTTCGACGGCGAATCGCCGCACCTGTGGCGCACGCGGGCGAACCCGCCCGTGTCCGTCGGCGAGCTGGAGCAGCGGCGCTACGGCCCGCGGCGCGGCATCCGCAACCTGCTGTCCATGATGGACAACCTGAACCTGAGGGCGACGGTGTTCGTCCCCGGCTGGATCGCCGCGAAGTACCCGGAGCAGGTCGCCCAGGTGCACGCGCGTGGTCACGAGCTCGCGTTGCACGGCTGGTGCCACGAAGCACCGACCGGGCTGACTCGCGACGAGCTGCACCGGACGCTGGCGCGCGCGGCGGACACGCTCACCGGGATCTCCGGGGTGCGGCCCGTCGGCTACCGCTCCCCCAGCTGGGACATGACCACTGATGTTTTCGGAGTGCTGCACGAGCTCGGGCTGACCTATGACAGCTCGCTGATGGGCGACGACCGGCCCTACGTCGTCGACGGGATGGTCGAGGTCCCCGTGGACTGGGCCACCGACGACGCGCCCTACTACCGCTACGTCGGCGGTGATCCGCGGCCGCCCGCGACCACGCCCGAGGTGCTCTCGGGCTGGGCCGCGGAGATCGCGGCGGCGAAGAAACTGGGCACGCTGTGCATGATCACCGTCCACCCGTGGCTCTCGGGCCGGCCCGCCCGCGTGGCCGCGCTCGAAGAGCTGCTCGCCCCCGTCGTTGCCGATCGCGAATTGGCCACACCGACCGCCGGCGAGCTCGCGGAGCACCACCTCAAGTACGGCGGTGGCTACACCGTCCCCCTCGAAGAGTTGGGCAGGCCCGGTCATGACTGA